The following coding sequences are from one Triplophysa dalaica isolate WHDGS20190420 chromosome 12, ASM1584641v1, whole genome shotgun sequence window:
- the echdc1 gene encoding ethylmalonyl-CoA decarboxylase: MSVCSAVRLIQSRSGVRFQSRTVRSSHTSLSAGDIREKLRAFPGGSIDLKKRESGMAVITINNPARMNAFSGSMMLELEERVHELETWSEGKGVIVQGAAGTFCSGADLNMVKAIANPQDGIKMCEFMQTTLTRLLRLPLISVALVEGKALGGGAEVTTACDFRLMTSGGVIQFVHKHMGLVPGWGGASRLVRIVGSQNSLKLLAGAKMVDPEFGKQIGLVDEVLHCSSGERNTLDQAEQWLSQFIKGPEAVIRAVKRVVLSGRELPLEEALTSERNVFGTVWGGPANLEALALKTKKK, translated from the exons ATGTCCGTGTGCAGTGCTGTTCGGTTGATTCAGTCTCGCAGTGGTGTGAGGTTTCAGAGCAGAACAGTGCGCAGCAGCCACACCAGTTTATCAGCTGGAGATATCAGAGAAAAACTGCGGGCATTTCCAGGAGGATCCATAGACCTGAAGAAACGAGAGTCAGGCATGGCAGTGATCACCATCAATAACCCAGCACGCATGAATGCCTTCTCAG GTAGCATGATGCTTGAATTGGAGGAGCGGGTGCATGAGCTTGAGACCTGGTCAGAAGGGAAAGGGGTCATTGTACAGGGTGCTGCAGGAACATTCTGCTCTGGAGCTGATTTGAATATGGTCAAAGCAATAGCAAACCCACAG GATGGGATAAAGATGTGCGAGTTTATGCAGACCACTCTTACAAGACTCCTTAG GTTGCCACTCATCTCTGTGGCACTGGTTGAAGGAAAAGCATTGGGTGGTGGGGCAGAAGTCACGACCGCCTGTGATTTCAG GTTGATGACGTCTGGTGGTGTTATCCAGTTTGTCCATAAGCATATGGGTTTAGTACCCGGTTGGGGAGGAGCTTCAAGGTTGGTTCGTATAGTTGGCAGCCAGAATTCCTTGAAATTGCTTGCGGGGGCTAAAATGGTGGATCCAGAGTTCGGAAAACAGATTGGACTGGTGGATGAGGTGCTCCATTGCTCTTCTGGTGAGAGGAATACGCTGGATCAGGCAGAGCAGTGGCTCAGTCAGTTCATTAAAGGGCCGGAAGCAGTCATCCGAGCTGTTAAAAGAGTTGTTCTCTCAGGACGAGAGCTTCCATTAGAAGAAGCACTTACATCTGAGAGAAATGTGTTTGGGACAGTGTGGGGTGGTCCAGCCAATCTTGAGGCACTggctttgaaaacaaaaaagaagtaA